In the Brettanomyces nanus chromosome 1, complete sequence genome, ATTTTCCAGCTCTGGATATGCGTTGAAGTCGACTTACGATTCCCCGGATTTCACCGACTACTTAAACAAGTCTAAAGGAAACAGCCCTGATAAGAGTAGAGACTTTACTTACTTTATGGTTGGTACTTACGGTATGTtggctgctgttgctgccaAATCTACTGTTGACTCTTTCTTGTCGACGATGTCTGCCTCTGCAGATGTTTTGGCCATGGCCAAGGTTGAGATTAAGTTGGGAAATATTCCATTAGGAAAGAACGTGGTTGTCAAATGGCAGGGTAAGCCCGTCTTTATCAGACATAGAACCCCGGATGAAATTGCCGAGGCAAATGCTGTTGATATCTCCATCTTGAGAGATCCACAGAAGGACTCTGACAGAGTCATCAAACCGGAATGGTTGATCATGATGGGTATTTGCACACATTTGGGCTGCGTGCCTATTGGAGAGGCCGGCGACTTCGGTGGTTGGTTCTGTCCTTGCCATGGTTCTCACTACGAtatttctggaagaatCAGAAAGGGTCCTGCTCCTTTGAACTTAGAGGTTCCTCATTATGAGTTTGCCGATGCTGATGAAGCTGTTCTCATTGGTTAAATGGACGCCACCTGATATATTTATTTTACTACCCATTGAGGTTAGACTATTCAAACGAGTAAGACGGTAAGGACTGCGACCCGTCTTGTGTCTATAGGCATATACgtttattttatttattctATATGAAGCTGGTCTTGTAGATTTAATTTATCTAGGATGGTCCGGTTGTCTAGATTGTACCGGGGTTCTAGGGAGTCTACCGGGCGTGCATACCGCGGTCGCGGTCGCGGTCCCGGTCGCGTTCGAGTTCGAGTTCGAGTTCGAGTTCGCGTTGCGTCCGCGTTACATTATTGACACACCCTGCTATTGGCAGTAACATTCAACTCCGTACTGTGAAGCTTCATTGTACCATGGCTGATAATTGGCAGGACTCGTTTGAGTCTGTCGAATATGCGGCTCTCACTAAGCGTTTCAAAGACTTTAGGACTGTTGATTGGGTCCAGGAGGCCtataaagagaataaagGCTACTATAAAGAACTGATAAAATCAAGGATAGAGACTCCCATTGAGAACGAGACTATATCCAGTACTTTCAGCATTTCTCAGCAGAATACAGATACGGTCCTTATAGATGATGGCAGTTCCACCGATTATGATGAATCTCGTGGCAATAGTCAGATGCCTACAATAGATGCCACTCtggttgatgatgactCCGCTCCTATACTGCAGAACTTCAATAATTTTCGGCACGAGGTCAACAAGTTTAAGGTGATCAAGAGCAGACTTTGGATCACTTTCCAGGTTTGGTTGGCTCTTACTTTGATTGGTGGTTCAATCGGTACCATTGCTGGTTGTCTTAACATCATCACCGAATGGCTAGGTGATCTAAAAGAAGGTTACTGTTCGACTTCCTTCTATTTGAATAAGAATTTCTGCTGTTGGGAGGAAAAGGCAGAGCAATGTTCTAATTGGGTCCCGTGGTCTCAGTTTGCCTTAGGTCGATACCTAGTTTACATAATCTTTTCTGTGCTCTTTGGCTCCATATCTGCCTTATTATGCAAATACTATGCACCAAACGCCGCTGGTTCTGGTATTTCAGAAGTCAAATGTATTGTTTCGGGATTTGTAACCAGTGGCTTCTTGGGTTGGTGGactcttttcatcaaaagTATAGGCCTACCACTTGTCATTGCATCTGGCTTAAACGTTGGTAAAGAAGGCCCAAGCGTCCATTATGCTGCATGTGTTGGTAACGTTGTTGCCAAACTCTTTCACAACTTTGAGCGCTCCTATATGCACCACTCCCAATTTCTAACTGCTGCAGCTGCAGCAGGTGTTGCTGTGGCCTTTGCTTCTCCAATTGGTGGTGTCCTATTTAGTATAGAGGAGATTACCTCTAATTTCAAGCTTTCGACTATGTGGGAAAGCTATTACTGTGCTCTAGTGGCCACAGGAACTCTTTCTGCTATGAACACTTTTAGAACAGGACAGATAGTAATCTTCCAGGTCACTTACGACACCACTTGGAGATATTTTGAGGTTCCATTCTTTATCGCACTTGGAATCTTCGGTGGTATCTATGGAATTGTGGTCTCCAAGTTCAACATCAAGTGTATCGCTTTCAGAAACAGATACATTAAAAATCATCCTGTTAAAGAGGTGGCACTCTTATGTCTTTTTACCGCCGTCATTGGTTACTTCAGTGAGTTTATCAGACTGGACATGACTGAGGCTATGGAGATCTTGTTTCACGAATGCCGTAGAAAGAATAACGAAATTGGTGGTCTCTTTGAGCATCGAATTTGTGAAGCTGCTTCGTCCAAGGGACGTTTGATCTCTACTGTCATTAGTCTACTCTATGCTACTTTACTAAGAATGTTCTTAGTGGTGATCTCTTACAATAGCAAGATTCCCTGTGGTATATTTGTTCCCTCGATGGCAGCAGGTGCCACCTTTGGTAAGGCAGTGGGATTGATTGCTGAGGCTCTGTTCAATGACTCTAAGTGTCACTCTAGTGACCCTGGAGATCAGTGTATTATATCTGGAACTTATTCATTTTTAGGAGCCGCCGCTGCCCTTTCTGGTATCACCAATTTAACTTTGGCTGTGGTAATCATTATGTTTGAGCTTACAGGAGCTTTGAAGTACGTTATTCCTACTATGATTGTGGTTGGAGTCACCAAAATAGTTGGAGATCTGTTCGGTCTTGGAATGGGAGGTGTGGCAGACCAGATGGTCCGGTTCAATGGAATACCGTATTTGGATGCCAAAGAGGATCATGATTTTGATAATTTCAAGCTTGTAGATGCCATGGTTAAAGAAGTTGTTTCATTACCCTATAAAGGGCTCTGTTTTGGAGATATTGAACTATTAATAGACCAATCAAAACTTAGTATATTTCCTATAGTGGACTCGTTGAAAGGAAGAGCAGTCTTAGGAATGGCTGATAGAAGGTCGTTACTGAGAGGGTTAAAGCATTACAGGAGAGAGGccgttgaaagagaagaggaagaatcCGTACTATCACAGAAGATCGTCAAGTTTATAGACGATGACAGAGTGATCGAGTTGACTGGCAGTGAAGACATTACAAATTATGTGGGAGTATCAGTGGAGCCGACAGAATCTATGGTAGATCTGTGTTCTTGTATCCGGCCAGAAGTGTTCAGTGTCGACATAAAGACATCTCTTTACAGGGTTATGGATAACTTCATTAAGCTTGGACCCAGGGCCATTATAGTAGAGCAACAGGGTAAGTTGGTGGGAATTATTACTAAGAAAGACCTTGCCAGGTTCGAGTTGTATCTACATTATTCGAAGCATGGCAATCCATTCTTAAGCAGTAGGGATGAAGTGATTTTTGCCAGAATATGGGACTTTTTACTCAAGATCGATAGTTGGTGGAAGCAGATAGTGAGGAAAAGACAAACAATAGATAGAGATGAGGCTGATGTAAGCAGCGAATTGAGTGTTCATGTTAGCCAATGAGTATACGAGCTAATTTTACGTCAGAAATGACTGTGGGGCCATCAATCGCGGCCTATTTGAAATATTAGTAATGGCGAGCAAGCGACAGGAGGGGAAGGAAGACCaggtgaaaaaaagaaagaaagagcgAAATGGGGTACGCCCCTTAATCAGCAGCGAGGCATATAATGTTTTTGCTGTAAGCGACTATATAAAGGCAGGATTTCGCAGAGTAAAGAAGTGGAGATAGCAATTGTGAAAAGTAGATAATTGAATTATGTCTAAAACTCCTGTTTACACTACTACGAATGGAAAACCTATCAGTGATCCATTCTCTACCCAGAGAGTGTCAATCGAGAAAGAGGGTTACCAGTATGCTCCTCCAGTCGGTCCATTATTAGTTCAGGACTTTAAATTGATTGACtctttggccaattttGACCGGGAAAGAATTCCTGAACGTGTGGTTCATGCAAAAGGTGCAGGTGCGTTTGGATACTTCGAAGTGACCGATGACATCAGCGATATCTGTTGCTCCAAGTTTTTGGATACAATTGGTAAGAAGACGAGAACATTTACCCGGTTTTCCACtgttggaggagaaaaggGAAGCTCCGATACGGCCAGAGATCCTCGTGGGTTTGCCACCAAGTTTTATACCGAGGAAGGTAACTTAGACTTGGTTTATAACAATACTCCGATCTTTTTCATCAGAGATCCTACCAAGTTCCCCCACTTTATTCATACGCAGAAGAGAAACCCTCAAACGAACTTGAAAGATGCCAACATGTTCTGGGATTATCTTACTGCCAATCCTGAATCATTACATCAGGTGATGTATTTATTTTCGAACCGAGGAACTCCCGCAAATTTAAGAGCCATGAACGGTTACTCTGGTCACTCTTACAAGTGGTACAATTCGAAGGGGGAATGGCAATATGTTCAGGTTCATTTCAAGTCTACTTTGGGTTTCAAGACTTTAAATAATGAGGAGGCTGGTGAATTGGATAAGAAGAATCCTGATCACCATACTAAGGATTTGTTTGATGCCATTGCTCAAGGAGACTATCCTGTTTGGGATTGTTACATCCAGACGATGACTCAGGATGAAGCTAAGAAGTTACCATTCTCGGTATTT is a window encoding:
- the RIP1 gene encoding ubiquinol--cytochrome-c reductase catalytic subunit rip1 (BUSCO:EOG09343G6O) — its product is MLSSLSRLSLKSARSSGLATTVARSFSSSGYALKSTYDSPDFTDYLNKSKGNSPDKSRDFTYFMVGTYGMLAAVAAKSTVDSFLSTMSASADVLAMAKVEIKLGNIPLGKNVVVKWQGKPVFIRHRTPDEIAEANAVDISILRDPQKDSDRVIKPEWLIMMGICTHLGCVPIGEAGDFGGWFCPCHGSHYDISGRIRKGPAPLNLEVPHYEFADADEAVLIG
- the PXP9 gene encoding Peroxisomal catalase, whose protein sequence is MSKTPVYTTTNGKPISDPFSTQRVSIEKEGYQYAPPVGPLLVQDFKLIDSLANFDRERIPERVVHAKGAGAFGYFEVTDDISDICCSKFLDTIGKKTRTFTRFSTVGGEKGSSDTARDPRGFATKFYTEEGNLDLVYNNTPIFFIRDPTKFPHFIHTQKRNPQTNLKDANMFWDYLTANPESLHQVMYLFSNRGTPANLRAMNGYSGHSYKWYNSKGEWQYVQVHFKSTLGFKTLNNEEAGELDKKNPDHHTKDLFDAIAQGDYPVWDCYIQTMTQDEAKKLPFSVFDLTKVWPHKDFPLRHFGRLVLNENPQNYFAEVEQAAFSPSNTVPGMEASNDPVLQSRLFSYPDTHRHRLGANFVQIPVNCPLKSGSFAPQIRDGPMCVNGNLGATPNYAGAYNCPVQYTAQAKPSGSKPDEQYQGEVVPFHWEVTDYDFSQPGKLWDVLGKQPGEQDALAHNVAVHVINAIEPIQERVCEYFSKANPEIGEKIHNELQSLRRSGKM